The genomic DNA CGATGAGGCCCCGGTCGATGCGCCACTGGAGCATCGCCTCTCGGACGCTCGGGTCGCTGAGGTCGGCGAGCTCGACCGTGTCGGGGTCGTCGACGTTGTAGCGGACCGGGACGGGCTGCCCCACCTGCAGCGCTCCGACGTCACCGGCGTCGAGCAGCATGCGCAGCTGTCCGATGAAATCGTCGCCGACGCTGGGGCTGACCCGGATGAACAGGTCGTACTGGGGCACGTCGTTCACGGTCACGCCGGTGCGCGACATCTCGACGACGGTGCCGACGCCGATCTGCGCCAGCCCGCGAACCTTCTTGCGCCGCGCCAGACCCGACATCGATCCGCCGAAGGTGAGCAGCAGACCCCACGCCACACCGATCACGATGGGGCCGCCGAGACCGTCACCGCTCGCGAACGGGAGGATCGACTCGCGCTGGTTCACACCGAACAGGCCTTCCCCCACCCACACCACGAGCCACGCGGAGAGCAGCAGCCAGACGACGGTCAGGACGATGCGCAGCATGCCTCCCAGCGTATCCACAGGACGCGCCGGACGACGAACCAGTCAGGACGAGACCGCGGCTCCCGTCTTCGCGAGCGCCCGGACGACACCGGCCGCAGCGGCCCTCCCCGCCCGGTTCGCGCCGATGGTGCTCGCGGAGGGGCCGTACCCGACGAGCTGCACCCGGGAGTCGGCCACCGCCGTCGTACCGCGGCCGCCGCGGTCGAGCTGGATCCCACCCGCGGCACTGCGCAGGTGGAGCGGGGCGAGGTGGCCGATGGCCGGCCGGAACCCCGTCGCCCACAGGATCACGTCCACCCGCTCGAACGATCCGTCGGCCCAGCGCACGCCGTCGGGCTCGATGCGCTGGAAGAGCGGTCGACGGTCGGCGTACGCGCCCAGGCGCTCCGCTTCCCGTTCCTGGGGGCGCAGCATGAGACCCGTGACGCTGACCACGCTCTCCGGGGGCAGGCCGGCCGCCACGCGCTTCTCGACGAGCGCGACCGCGGCGGCACCGGCCTCCGGCGTGAAGTCGTCGTCGCGCCAGACGGGCGGACGTCGAGTGACCCACAGGGTCTCGGTGAGAGGAGCGAGGGCACCGAGGAACTGCACGGCGGACGCACCGCCGCCGACGACCAGCACCCGCTTGCCGAGGAAGTGCTCGGGGCCCGGGTAGTCGACGGTGTGGAACTGCTCCCCGAGGAACGTCTCCATCCCCGGATAGTGCGGGAGGAAGGGTTGCGTCCAGGTGCCCGTCGCGTTGACGAGGGTGCGAGTGCGCCACTCCCCCTCGTCGGCCTCGACGACCAGGACCCCCGCGTCATCGTGGACCCGACGGACGTGCACCGGCCGCAGCACCGGCAGATCGTGGGCCTTCTCGTACGCGGCGAAGTACTCCGGCACCGCGATGTTGGCCCGGCGCCCGTCCCGCGGCGGCGCGGTGTCTCCCGGGAGCTCCGCGACCCCGTGCACGTCGCGCATCGTGAGGGCGTCCCACCGGTGCTGCCAGGCTCCCCCGGCCCGCGCATCGGCGTCCAGCACGATGTGCTCGATCCCGCGGCGGCGCAGGTGGAACGACGCCGACAGCCCGGCCTGGCCGGCGCCGATCACGATGCTGTCGAGAGTGCTCACGATGGATCGAACGCCGTCGCTCCTCCGGATGTTCCTCGTGTACCGACGCGCCCGGGCGGCCCGTCCCGATTGGTGCGGATGCGGATTCGTGTAGTAGTGTTTTCACGTTGCCCGGAGCACTCCGGAACAGCGTCTGGGCCTGTGGCGCAGCTGGTAGCGCACCTGCATGGCATGCAGGGGGTCAGGGGTTCGAGTCCCCTCAGGTCCACGAAAAACCCTCGGTTCGCCGGGGGTTTTCGTGTTTCCGCGGCGTGCTGCATCACTCGAGATCAGGCGCCCGCGCTCCATCAGGCATTCACTGACCTCCCTGCCTGATGCCGCGCCATCGCCTGACTGAGGAGCATACGAAGACGAAACAGTCATCACGGTAGCGTGTTACATATGCATGCTTCCGTCGCGCGACGCGGTCGCCGCTTCGCTCCCGTGATCGTCGGTGTTCTCGCCGTCCTCGCGCTCGGCATCGGCGGGGTGATCGCGTGGCGCTTCCTCGCCCCCACCCCGTCGAACTACGAGGGACTCGACGCCACCGACAAGGAGATGCTCACCCAGCTGTCGGAGCAGGACGACGTCACAGC from Microbacterium paraoxydans includes the following:
- a CDS encoding flavin-containing monooxygenase, yielding MSTLDSIVIGAGQAGLSASFHLRRRGIEHIVLDADARAGGAWQHRWDALTMRDVHGVAELPGDTAPPRDGRRANIAVPEYFAAYEKAHDLPVLRPVHVRRVHDDAGVLVVEADEGEWRTRTLVNATGTWTQPFLPHYPGMETFLGEQFHTVDYPGPEHFLGKRVLVVGGGASAVQFLGALAPLTETLWVTRRPPVWRDDDFTPEAGAAAVALVEKRVAAGLPPESVVSVTGLMLRPQEREAERLGAYADRRPLFQRIEPDGVRWADGSFERVDVILWATGFRPAIGHLAPLHLRSAAGGIQLDRGGRGTTAVADSRVQLVGYGPSASTIGANRAGRAAAAGVVRALAKTGAAVSS